The sequence below is a genomic window from Macadamia integrifolia cultivar HAES 741 chromosome 1, SCU_Mint_v3, whole genome shotgun sequence.
taattaaCTATCAattacccaaattaaaagattgcaaataatccccaaataaaataaaatcctaaagatcctaatgaatccaaaaatccaatcggacccggtccatctcggttgagattgcccgaagggtcaacTCGATTCAACCTCGATTCTGCATCACTCAAGACTCCAGTGGAGAATGGGGAAGTTCGTGAGGTGATACATAGGGAAGCCGATACGCATATGAAAATTGGAAAGTATCATTTATCAAAAACCGTCAGAGGTAAACATTGTGTCTGCATCTGGTCTACACTGGAATGCAGGTGTTAGTACTCTGCCAGTTGTGGTGGCAAGGAAAAGTTGCTAATGGTGGTGTTGGTGCTGATCGGAATATTTTTCGATGCTGATCGGAATATTTTTCAAAGTCAACTCCAAAAAGGGAGGTGGAGTAGATAATAATGGAAAGCATATCCTGTCCCATATTACGTGAGAATAATTGAGGAAGGAGAAATATTCAGTGATTGCAGTAGTCCTAGGATTCGGTTGTTTGAAGATAAGATTGCTAAGGTGGAGGGCCTAGAGGCAACTAATACGGGTATGTCCTTAGAAGGCAATCGATCTTCAGTTTTAAATTCAGTCCCAAATTCCGTGGGAGCAATtgagaaaggaaaaatattcaGTGATTGCATTAGTCCAGCTAGTATGAGGATAAGATTGCTGAGTTTGAGGCAACTCATTGAtggagacatcaaggtgtacagacgcaagaagaagaagaagaagaagaagaaacagccatctttgtggctggaagaatagaaggaagtagaagaaagaagaaggaagaaggaacgAAGGGAGGAATCGACTAGCCTTACCCAATGCTGGTtgattccctctctctttcctatcGCCCAAGATTTTGTGGGCCCCCATTTGATTTATTGTTTTAGTAGGTTTATTTCCcagtatcttatttatttaggtcattgagttaagtaggaaactaaatagcactcctatttatttttttttaggaagtTTACTTTATTTCTAAGATTATGTTCCTAGattagccttttcttttttttttttactaattatcctattatttatgtaaatCCATTGGCCACGATgggagatttttttaatgaatgaaattgttgaaagaaaaaaggCAAAGCCAGcgtccctctctccctctcacgaCCTCCTCTCATTCTcgatctctctccctttctcaccATCTCTATCTCTGTCTcgattttctcttccttttctcaccTTCTCCCTCCATCAcgactctctttctctctctctctttcatcccTTATCTCTCGGTCATTGTTGCTGGCTGCACATGCTGTCCGTGGGCTGCTGAAAgtcccaacacacacacacacacacacacatacaagcTCCATCGGCAACAGTAAAGGACACTTCTCTGCAGGCTGGATTTTTTTCATCAATTAAAgtggactgcatctctttattttagGAGGACCTTggtcccttcttttctcctcagaccagGACAGCAACAAGGTAAGTAATCAAACTAAACccccccacctccattaatccctattatatgtTGCAGTCCATTAGCATTGAAACCAGCCCCTGCCCCCTCGTTTATACCTAATTTACCTACtgttttaagtcttttttttcttcactgttatatctctAAAACCCTTCCtgagtttccattttagttggctgctagaggacattgattgtttgcatctCTTAtttggtgtctagattgatttgtgctgaacctaacattcgcataatgtttgttcccttccccatgtccccacttgaagctttaGTAAGttattatgtgtttttccgcttAGATTAACATTGCTCCTGGCTACATgttgatttgtctttatttattgcatgttgaatcttgttttgttGAGCATACCTAAACcccaacctaatcccaagaccCCCCCCTTAAGTTTGTCTTACCATAATTGAGTTACTTTTGTAGGGACCCTAGTCTTCTAGGAAATCCCCTACATCACTCTTGGCAATGTATCAAATGTAAAAGCTGCTGATGTGGGCTCGGATAAAGATATGGGTTTGGGTGATTCGAATGTGGATTCAAAATTTAATTCCCTCGACGCTTGAAGAGGGAGAGATTATAAAGGATCTTCCCTcacaaatcacaatcatatcTAGTAGAATTTGTGAAGGATATTCCTTTACATACGGATATTGAAgttaaagggaaagaaaagaagtcctCTCCTTCCGATGATCACTATAACTGGGAGATTGGAGTTTGGAAAGAAAGCAGCATTATTTTCACCTTTATCCCTCTTCGGAGCCTCCTTGTGATGCATCCCTTGAGGTTGACAACCTCTATGGCCTCTTGAAAAGAGACCCTGAAAACGTTGCCTCTTGAAGATGGTGTAGATCCAGGTAAAGAAATTTCCTTTACCAATATTACTGAATGGCGGCCTTCATCTTCTGACTACCTCACCAAGGTTGGTGTGACTGTTCCTAAAAATGCCATTGTTCCAGAGGGCTATTGCACTTTTACTGCAAGACAGAGTCATAGCATTAGGTTTCCCCGAACTATATTTGATCAATAGATTGGAAAACTTGACATTTGTTTCCCATAGATTCATCCTTGGTCTATATTGTAAGAATTGCTCCTTTTTTGTTGGTTGTTTTGTTTACTTTGCTTGGGGTCCTCCCCTTGTGTAGCCTGCCTGGCAGTtgtattgttttttcttcttcttttaattaaatttttccATTCacgcaaaaaagaaaattctttcGTTTGTAAGCAATCATATACTTCTACATCAGAAATTGCCTTAATCCTTCATTTACAGCAGCCCATGTTCCTCTCCTTTTTGTGGGATCGTTAGTCTTAATCTTCAGTAATAGGAGCATTTTCAGTAAGAATTGTCAGGAGCATTCAAATTTAGACAAATTTATAggggtttaattttgattttgactaGAAAGCATATAATCAAGCTCCactgaaaagagagagagaggaatcaaACTCAAGGCCTTGCATAGGATTTTCTGAATCACATTAAAAATCACAGCAAACAGGATAAATAAACCAACCCCAAAACAACAATGAGCAGAAAACAGAGAACAGCCTGAAAAATGCAAACAGGAGAATCTGTGGGAGATAAGGGAGAACTCACGATGGGGAAATCGAGAGGAGAACGGCGAGTCATCTTCTCTTCCTCAGGAGCCATGCAAACAACCTGATTCCTACGAGAGCGCATCACTCTCCTTCGAGATATCATCAATGGCATAGAAACGAGAGTGCATCGACCTAGCTGTCCTAGCATCGGCGAGGCGACGCAATAGTTCACCGACGACATCGAAGTTGCTGATGAAGCAACAGCTCTCGAATTTGAAGCGATAGGCACCGAAAGACACAACGATGCCATAATCTCCAATCCCTCTCTCTAATTCTCTATCGCTGCTTCTCAGTTCCGTTAGAGATTGGTGACTGCTCAGTCAGGGGGCAGCTGCTGCGTTCTCTTCTAAATCTGCAGCAGCATTTCCTTACCCCCAAAATCTTCAAACCCCCAGGAATCCTAAACAAACACTAGCCGCCTTTCGTTTTAGCTGAAATAATTGCCTTAACTTCATTTGAAATTACGAAATAGCCCTCACATaagattattctttttttggtaaatgagaGTTAGGGTACCTAACTTTTACGGAAAATAAGtctatgtaggggtgtcaatcagtcgggtTGTACCGGTCTCGGTTGGGCCTAGCTAGAGGCCTATATCTTTGGATTGTGACCTACCTTTTTAAGGAATAAGTTGGTCTCGGTCAGTCTTGTGGTGTTTTTGGTCGGGTACTAGGCTTTAATCGAGCTTCCCTTAATCGACTAATCGAGCTTTAAATGAGATAATATACGAATAAAACTGTAAAAGGTCTTTAATTGTCttatatttaatatattttattaaatcatcaataatttagaaaagatattATACATAAGGGAAATTACATTCAACaagtgataaaaatatcattatatACCTTATTCTATCCAAACGAAAATCAAAACATGCATATAAACGGTGGAGCTAAACGTGTCAGGCCGAGTCAAGCTTGTAAAATAGGTTGTGCCAGTCAGGCATCGGTCAAACgcccatcgggcttacccccttgcaccgtgtactatcTGTTTATAAACAGACCGGGCTCAAGTCCAACACGTACGTGCATTTGCATTTCACTCTAGTCTTTTTCCTGAAAATATGGAaattcctttctttccaaatgTGGTCTATAAGATATCAAAATGCTAGCTTAGCAATGCAACCTAtcaaatcccccttgaaatagCTCCCCATCCATTGAGCCTCAAGCTCCACATTCCTCTGAAGGCCCCTCGAAGGGGAGCATGAGCTAAGGATCACTCCCTATATTTGGGAGGCAAAAGGGAATAGATGGCCTCTAATTCCCAACCCATTCATAGAGAAGCAACAAAAGGGAGCTACCTGAATAGATCGTCTCTGGAGTTAGTCTTGGGTGAAAGGGCATCAAGCATACATCTCCAAGTAATGAAAGACTATCGTGTGATACAATACAAGAATGAAACCAAACACATAAAGTCCAAATAAATTTAAGGTGAGGGCCTCTCAACAATTTCCAGGCCAGTTTAGGGATTGCTGAAGCCATAATggttaatgaaaaatatatataaatggaaAACATACAAGGATGCTTTCTTTAGACCACAGTcgctaatatatatatatatatatatatatatatatatatgtgggaaAAGAAAGCTATCTCCTTTGCATATGTCTACGCCTAGACACAGGCAGACGCAAAAAGACTATGTTGCTCTTCCTGTGCCATGCGCTATAGATGCCTTTGCGTGGCCTCTCATCGGTCTAAGCGTTGACTGCACAAGcaggtagcattctcttgcccacaaagagagagagagagagagagagagagagggagctcACTGGTACCCCTCGAGCACCCCCTACGATAAAGAGGATCTTAATCCACAAAGTTCAACCCATAGTAGGTTCTCATTCAGTAAATCTTAGGTTAGGTCAAGTTGGGCCTTTTGTGAATATGGGTATAGGAAAAAAGTGCTTAAGCTCGGGATGTAATTTTGTCCGGTCATAGAAAATgtatgaaagaaaactttgtaTATAATTAaaacatggg
It includes:
- the LOC122076260 gene encoding uncharacterized protein LOC122076260 (The sequence of the model RefSeq protein was modified relative to this genomic sequence to represent the inferred CDS: added 194 bases not found in genome assembly) — its product is MASLCLSVPIASNSRAVASSATSMSSVNYCVASPMLGQLGRCTLVSMPLMISRRRVMRSRRNQVVCMAPEEEKMTRRSPLDFPIEWERPKPGRRPDIFPQFSPMKTPLPPPLPADPPEEDEEEEEKKEEEEEDPDKEDPDNPEKQSRM